A segment of the Leptolyngbya sp. NIES-3755 genome:
AGCAATTTCATGCTGAGTTTGCAGGTCCGGGAGCAGCAGTCGGAAATTTGCTCGATCGAGATTGCAAGGGTGTTTTGCCTGTAGGGGATTTGTCGCTGGTGCACCCGAAGGCGGACGAGGAACGACAGAAGGCATATTTGATTCGTCGCCAGTGGATTCGATTAACGCAGCAAATTACGGATAATGCTCTGCCGTCTCAACGAGCACAGATGATTTTGAATCAGTTTGAGAATTATTTTGGCTCGGATTTGGTGGCACGATTGCCGAGTGAGGCGTTTGCGCTGATGGTTGGGGTGTTGCCTCAGACGGTTGAGATTGTTCGGTATTGTCCGGAGCAATCAGGAAGGCGGGCGTGATAGTGGATGAATCGATCGGGTAAACGAACATACCAAAAACCCAAACCCGATCAACTTCCTCACTTAATCAAATCCGCGTCGAAATCGATCGCAGTTCATCCGGTATCACCGCATCCTCAGCAAATTCCAAAATCGTCTCCGACAATCCCAAATACCCCGATTCTGCAAACGACAACAACATTCGCTGTAACGCGAACCAGACTTCCGGTTCATATTCCCAATCTCGATCGCGCTTTGCCCGACCCGCGATCGACTTCAACGCCCAAAAATAACTATTTCGTACCACCGATCCGCCCTTCTTAAATGGCGGCACATCCTCGTGATGCAAATACAAAATATCCTGATCGATTCTCGCTCTCATCTTTCCCACATCAAAAAGAAATTCCCCCGTAGTCCACACCACGAGGGAATCAATTCTAGCGAATCAAATTAATAGCGTTGTGAAAAACCACCGCTGCGACCGCCGCCACTGCGACCACCGCCACCGCCGCCACGCGATTCTTCACGAGGCTTCGCTTTGTTGACACGCATATCGCGTCCCATCCATTCCGCGCCGTCCAAAGCTTCGATCGCTTTGTCTTCTTCGGCATCGGTTTCCATTTCCACAAATCCGAACCCACGCATCCGACCAGTTTCACGATCAACCGGAAGCTGAACGCGCTTGACAGATCCGTATTCTGCAAAGATTTCGGTTAAATCTTCACGTGTAACCTCATAGGACAGGTTACCTACATAAATCGACATTGAAAAAATTCTCCAGAACCAGAAATGAACGAGGCAATCGTATCGGAGTGTGCCTGCTTTCGACCAAACATACTTGCTAGTTTCGATGAAAACGAACGAGTCACTGTCAGAAAAAACAAACTAATCAACCGAGCTAAACACCTCTCTTAATTTACTGTAGCACGAATCTCTAAAGTGAGCAGATTTGTACAATTGCGATAGCTTAAATGAGGTGAACTGGAGAAAGCTATGGTTGTTGGATCGTATGGAACTTGGAAGTCGCCGATTAGCTCGGATCTGATTGTGGCGGGAGCGATCGGGCTGGGACAAGTTAAGTTAGATGACAAAACAATTTATTGGACAGAATCTCGTCCTACGGAGGGAGGACGGAATGTGATTGTGCAGCGCTCTACGAATGGGCAAACCATAGATGTGACACCGATGCCGTTTAATGCGCGAACACGGGTGCATGAATATGGGGGAGGGGCATTTATGGTCGCAGCGGGAACTATTTATTTCTCGAATTTTGCTGACCAAAGGCTATATCAACAGAGAATTGGAGAAGACCCGATCGCACTCACTCCCGAAGCACATTTAAGATATGCGGATGCTGTTTTAGACAAAACTCGGAATCGCTTAATTTGTGTCCGGGAAGAACATGGCGAAACGGTTGAGAATACGATCGCTGCACTTTCTCTTTCTGATCAAAGCCAAGCTGTTCTCGTGTCTGGTGCTGATTTCTATGCGTTTCCGCGTCTAAGTCCAGATGGTTCTCGATTGAGTTGGATTTGCTGGAATCACCCGAACATGCCTTGGGATGGAACTGAGCTATGGACAGCTACGATTAATGCTGATGGAACATTGGGAACAGCGGAAAAGATTGCAGGCGGTTTAGAAGAGTCAATCTTTCAGCCTGAATGGTCGCCAGATGGAAGCTTGATCTTTATTGGCGATCGTACTGGATGGTGGAATTTTTACCGCTGGAATCCGGGTGCTGGAACAATCGAACCGCTCTGTGAAAAAGCCGCAGAATTCGGTTTACCTCTTTGGGTGTTTGGCATGTCTACTTATGGATTTGCAGGTAACAAAATCATTTGTAGCTATACCGAAAATGGGTT
Coding sequences within it:
- a CDS encoding hypothetical protein (hypothetical protein FJSC11DRAFT_1756;~similar to AA sequence:cyanobase_aa:LBDG_00020) gives rise to the protein MVNSRRRNGLIIYKQFHAEFAGPGAAVGNLLDRDCKGVLPVGDLSLVHPKADEERQKAYLIRRQWIRLTQQITDNALPSQRAQMILNQFENYFGSDLVARLPSEAFALMVGVLPQTVEIVRYCPEQSGRRA
- a CDS encoding hypothetical protein (hypothetical protein FJSC11DRAFT_0444;~similar to AA sequence:cyanobase_aa:LBDG_52130) gives rise to the protein MVWTTGEFLFDVGKMRARIDQDILYLHHEDVPPFKKGGSVVRNSYFWALKSIAGRAKRDRDWEYEPEVWFALQRMLLSFAESGYLGLSETILEFAEDAVIPDELRSISTRI
- a CDS encoding RNA-binding region RNP-1 (similar to AA sequence:cyanobase_aa:LBDG_52140), giving the protein MSIYVGNLSYEVTREDLTEIFAEYGSVKRVQLPVDRETGRMRGFGFVEMETDAEEDKAIEALDGAEWMGRDMRVNKAKPREESRGGGGGGRSGGGRSGGFSQRY